Within Eggerthella sp. YY7918, the genomic segment ATCGCATCTTCTTCCCGTGTTACTTATGGAGTAGGCGCTCGTAAGCGGCGCGGCGCTTTTCACGACCAAAGACATCCTTGATGACCAGGTCGCCGCAGTGCTCGTATCCATGTTTTACGAGCAGCTTGCGCATAGGAGTGTTGTCGTGATAGACGTCGGCTCGGATGCTCGCACGCCCACCCGCTCGGGCGATCTGGTCAGCTTTGTCAAGGATAAACATACCTACACCGCGCCGTCGCGCAGGATAATCCACGGCCACCCAATGAAGCTCCGCGTAGGGCTGATCGGCGCCATCGTCATGGGTGAGCCATGCGCCGTTCTGCAAGCCATTCGCATAATTCTTATCGGGCGAGAACGATACCGCAAACACCGCAATAAGATTCTTCTGCTCGTCTTCAACCACGTGCGTCGTTGAATTTTTAATGCTGTGCATCAAACGGCGCGAGGACGGATACTTTTTGTTGCGCCCCTCGTCGATACCAAGCGCAGCAAACGTTTCATGGCCGATATCAAGCAAGGCCGATACTCGATCGAAGTCTTCGCGAAGCGCAGGACGGCAGGTGTAGTAGCCCAGCACCGAAGCGCGACCGGCGAACAGCGGAGGGTCGTCGTAGGCAGCAAGCGCCCCTTCCGGCACCTGCGCACCTTCGCTCTGCTTCGGCTCGCGCTCGGTAACGAGAAATATCATGACGACGATCAGAGCACAGCCCGCTATGTCCCACATCGATATCGGCGTGTGCAGCCACACAAGAGCAAGTATCATCGCTGAAACCGGTTCGACACAGCACAGCAAGCTTGCCTTGACCGGACCCGCGTCGTTCACGCCCTGCAGATACAACATGTAAGCACCGAGCGTTCCCACCAGCACAATGGCCACCAGCGCAGCCAGACCTCCAGCGGAAAGCTGCACGTCCATAGTCCACGGCTGCACCACCACCGATGCTGCCGAGCCGCCGAAGAGCATGGCGAGCCCCGTCACCAACATGGAGCCCCATTTTTTCAGCACCCGCACGGGCATGAGTGTATAAAAGGCCAGCGCTACCGCCGAAATGAGTCCCCAGGTAAGGCCTTCAGCCGGAATGGCGAGTCGCCCAAGATCGCCTTGCGTCGCGATAACGAGCATACCCGCAAGCGCAAACACCAGTCCCGCCGCTTCACGCGCCCGCGGCAACCGACGAGCGCGCAGGCACACGTACAGCATAATGATGACAAGGCCTACCTGCTCGATGGTGGTTCCCACGCCCGCACTGGTATATCCAATGGCATACAGATAGCTGAGCTGTGTGAGCAGTACGCCGAAGATGGCGAACGCGGCGATTTGCACGAGCGAGCGCCAGTCGCGAAACACCGCCACCAAATCGCGCCAATTGCGCATGACGGTGAGCGCGAGAAAGAACACTGCCGCGATCACCATGCGTACGCACGTTATCCAGGTGGCAGGCGCACCGTAATCGTCCATGAGCAGCTGAGCACACGTACCGGAAAAACCCCAGCATATGCCGCCCGCAAGCGCGCAGATAATGCCACGCACCACATGGCGACCTCCTGCCGCCGCTTCTGCTTCAGCCACGCCGTTTCCCCACCCTTTCGTCGTTGTTTCGCGCGATTTCTCGATAAGTGCGCTGCGAATTGTCGCACGCATGCAGACGAAGGTAAAGAAGTCGCAGCAACTTCACGAAAAACGCTCCAGAGCAGGACGGCACGCAGTGCAGAAGGCTCTTTAAAAGTGGATAATTGTAGCAATGCAGTCAATCTTCGGCTATCGCCGCACGGGATCCTTCGACTCCGGCCTGCGGCCTCCGCTCAGGATGACAAGACATGACGCCTCCGGATTGCTACAGTATGCGCTTTATAAACTGGCCGGTGTGACTTTCTTCCACTTCAGCGACGTGCTCGGGAGTACCTTGGGCGACGATAGTACCGCCACGCTCGCCGCCCTCGGGGCCGAGGTCGATGATGCGGTCGGCGCACTTGATGACGTCAAGGTTGTGCTCGATAACGAGTACCGTGTTGCCCGCGTCCACAAGGCGCTCAAGCACCTCAAGCAGCTGCCGCACATCTTCGAAGTGAAGACCCGTCGTCGGCTCGTCCAAGATATAGAAGGTTTTACCCGTCTGACGACGCTGCAGTTCGCTTGACAGCTTCACGCGCTGCGCCTCGCCGCCGGAGAGCGTGGTCGCAGGCTGGCCGAGACGAATGTAGCCCAACCCCACGTCGTGAAGCGTTTGCAGCTTGCGCTTGATGCCGGGAATGTTTTCGAAGAAGACAAGCGCATCCTCCACTGTCATATCCAGCACCTCGGCGATGTTCTTGCCGCGGTAGGTCACCTGCAACGTCTCACGGTTATAGCGCGCGCCGCCGCACACCTCGCAGGGCACATAGATATCGGGAAGGAAATGCATCTCAATCTTGATCTGACCGTCGCCTTTGCACGCCTCGCAGCGACCGCCGTTCACGTTGAACGAGAAGCGTCCCGGCGAATACCCGCGTGCCTTCGACTCCTGCGTGGAAGCGAACAGCGCCCTAATGTCGTCCCAAAGCCCGATGTAGGTGGCGGGGTTTGAACGCGGCGTGCGGCCAATGGGACTTTGGTCGATATTGATGACCTTGTCGATCTTGTCGAACCCCGTGATCTTCTTGTATGCTCCCGTGCGACGGTGCGCGTGGTTCACGCGGTTCGCGAGCGCAGGCGCCAACGTGTCCGTAACCAGCGAGCTTTTGCCTGAACCGGACACGCCCGTAACCACAGTAAACGTGCCAAAGGGTACTTCCAGCGTCACGTTTTTGAGGTTGTTTTCGGTGGCACCGGTCAATTTAAGGGATCCACGCCGTGGGTTGCGCCGCTTCGCGGGTACCGGAATACTACGCCGTCCCGACAGGTAATCGGCCGTAAGCGAACCTTCCGTCGCCATGATTTCCTCAGGCGTACCAATAGCCACCACTTCGCCGCCATGCTCGCCTGCACCGGGGCCCATATCCACCACGAAGTCGGCGCTGCGGATGGTATCTTCATCGTGCTCGACCACAATGACCGTGTTACCGAGATCCCTCAAATGCTCAAGCGTCGCAATCAAGCGCTCGTTGTCACGCTGGTGCAGACCGATGGAAGGCTCGTCAAGAATGTAGAGCACGCCCATAAGACCTGCGCCAATCTGGGTGGCCAGACGAATGCGCTGCGCCTCGCCGCCAGAAAGCGTCGCCGTCGCCCGCTCAAGCGTAAGATAGTCCAATCCCACGTCCACCAGAAACTTGAGACGTGCCTTGATCTCCTTCACGATAGGACCGGCGATGTGTTCCTCGGCGCCGTGGAACTGGAGGCTTTCGAAAAATGCCAGCGAATCGGCAGCCGAAAGTTCGGTCACGTCATGAATGGACTTGTCGCCCACCGTTACGGCCAAGATTTCGGGCTTCAGACGCTTGCCGCCGCACGTTTGGCACGGAACAATGGCAAAGTAGCTGGCCAGCTTCTCACGCTGTGAGTCGGACTGAGCCTCCTGATAGCGGCGCATAACCGCAGCGAGCGCCCCTTCCCATTCGATATACCAGTACGTCTCGCGTCCGTCCACCGTCACATAGTCGACTCGCACCTTCTCCTTGCCAAGGCCATACAAAAGCGCATCCTTCGCCTTTTTCGGCATATCTTCCCACGGGGTGTTTTCGTCGGTTCCCATGTGGTGAGCCACCGCGCGCAGCACCTGCGGATAGTAGTTGCCGGTCTTAAACGGCGCAATAACGCCCTCGGAGAGCGTGAGCGAGGGGTCGGGAACCACCAACGATGCGTCCACTTCCTCGCGGCTGCCAATACCCAGGCAATCGGGACATGCCCCGTAGGGGGCGTTGAACGAGAAATCGCGCGGCTGCAGCTCGTCCATGGAGTGGCCGTGCTCAGGGCACGCGAGTGCAAGCGAGAAGATGTGTTCTCCCGCGCCCAGGCCTCCCGTCGCGCCGCTCGACTTGCCGCCACTTTCCCCAAGCGGCTTCCCGTCGTCTCCCAGCACCTGCACGAGTACCCGTCCGTCAGCAAGCTTCGTTGCCAGCTCAACCGCTTCGGCGATGCGGCTTGTCGCACTTGCTTTGAGCTGCACGCGATCCACGACCACATCGATGAAATGCTTGATCTTTTTGTTCAGCGTGCGCGGCTCGCCATCCAGCTTCACAATCTCGCCGTCGATGCGTACGCGCGAAAAGCCCTCTTTTTGAAGATCGACGAAAAGCTTAGTGAACTCGCCCTTACGGCCCGCCACCACCGGCGCCATGATGATGGCCTTTGCATCGGGCGCAAGCGCCAGAATTTCGTCGGTCACCTGGTCGGTGGTTTGCTTCTTGATGACACGTCCGCATTCCGGACAGTGCGGCACGCCCACGCGTGCGAACAACAAGCGCAGGTAGTCGTATATTTCTGTGGTAGTTCCTACGGTGGAGCGCGGGTTCTTCGACGTGGTTTTTTGGTCGATGGACACCGCCGGCGACAGACCGTCGATGCTGTCAAGGTCCGGCTTGCTCATCTGGCCGAGGAACATACGCGCGTAGCTGGAAAGGCTCTCCACGTAGCGACGCTGCCCTTCGGCATACATCGTATCAAACGCAAGCGACGACTTGCCGGAACCCGAAAGCCCCGTGATTACCACCAACTCGTCGCGCGGGATGGTGAGGTCGATATCTTTCAAATTGTGCTCGCGAGCACCTTTTATAACGATGGCGTTCTGTCCCATGTGGCGTATGCTCTTTCTTTCGTCGGCAGCCACTTTGCCTACCGCAGGCAGCAGCACCCTGCATTTCGGATTGCGTATATGGCTACCGGAAAACTATCATTTCCATGCAAACGTCCATTTTAGCGCAGAGCCACCAACGATTCGACAAAAACATCCGTTCGCCTCAATCGTTCAAATTCTGAGCACAAACTGTTCGCTTTAAGACGTTAGCGGACCGCTGGATTGCCGTCCTGACACACGCGTTCGATCATCTGGTCAAACGGAAGCGCGGGCGCATACAAATATCCTTGGAAGAGCGAGCAGCCCAGCTCTAACAAACGATCGCGCTGTTCGACAGTCTCTACGTATTCCGCCAGTACGGAAAATCCAAGCTGATCGGACAAACGCGTGATAGATGCCACAATTTCGGCGTAGCGTTCGTTTTCCATGACGCCTTTCGCAATGGCCCCATCGAGCTTCACAATGGAGAACACGCTTGTTTCCAGATACTGAAACGACGTGCGTCCCATCGAAAAATCGTCGATAGCCAAAGGAATGCCCGCTTCGACAATGCGGCGCAAAAGCCCCGACGTTTCATCGTCTCCGCGCAGGGCCTCGCGTTCGGTTGCTTCAACCACCACGCGCCCTTCGTCCAAATTACGAGCGCGTACCGCGGCCACAATGAATTCCACGTCCGACTCGTTTTGCAGCATGCGCACCGTAGCATTCACGCACACGCTGAAGTCCGGCGAAATAAGACCCTCATGCGCCCGCGCCTCAATGCGCGCTGCATCGTCAAGCGCCCGATTGAACATCGTACGCTCAAGATCTTCGATAAAACCCGCTTCCTCAGCGAGGTGAATCACCAACGGCGGATACACCATCCCGTACATTGGATGATCGAATCGCAGGAGCGCCTCGGCGCCCACAGCCCGCCCTGCACTATCGAACTGCGGCTGGTAGTAAAGCATAAAAGAACGCTTCTCCACCGCGGAACGCACATCCTCGGCAAGCGATCGCGCAACGACGCCCAGCATGCCGGGGGCGGACAGCAGTTGTACTTCATGCTGGTCCTGCTCGGCCGTCTTGAAGAAGTCGAGCACGCTTTCATACTCGCGCCGCACCCGCTCGTCGGCGGCTCGTTCGTAGCGGCGCAAAAACGGCAGATAGATAACCACGCCGACGGCAATGTTGATCAGCTGCAGAAGCGCACCGGAAATCGATCCGGTGGCAACATAGCCGCCCACAATCGGCGGCGTTATCCACGACACATCGACGATGGTCGGCGGAACAAGGCCGACGCTCATGGCCCCATAGGCAATCGTCATGTTCACCAGCGGCACAAGAATAAAAGGCACAAGCAGTAAGGGATTCCATACCACGGGCAGACCGAACATCATAATTTCACTGATATTGAAGGTCATGGGTATCGCCGCAAACAGCGACAGGCGACGCGCGGTGCGCAGGCGGCCGAACAGCAGAATAGCCACAAGCAGCGAAAGCAGGGCACCCGCACCCCCGATAGAGGCGAATACGTCCAAGAACGTCTTAGTGACAATCTGTACGGGTTCACCGCCTGCGGCAAGCGCTGCAGCATTGGCGGCAGTGCCGGGTACAAAAATGCTTTGTGCCACCCCATCAAGCATATTGCCGCCATGGATGCCGAAGAACCACATGACATTATTCATCAGCAGATAGACAAGTCCGCTTCCGAAGGTGGCATCTGCCAAAGGGAAAAGGGCACTTACGCCCTTATAAAACAGTTCCTCGACACTTCCCACATCGAAAAAAGCAACCGCCGTCGCATTGGCCAAGGCAAACGGGGCAAGCACCACCGCCATGGGAAGAAGGGCGATAATCGCCTGATTAAACACCCCGTCGATGCTGTCGCTATAGCGCTTGCGCGTATGCATCCGCACGACAATACGACAATAGAGCGCCGAAGATGCCAAACCGCTCACGATGGCGATAAACAGCGAACGCGTACTGAGCACCTTCATCTCGATAACGTCCATGCCGAATCCCATGAGGATGAGATAGGCCGCGAGCGCCGTAAACGCCGCCCCCTGCATGAAGAAATCGGTATACCGTTCGGCATAGGCGCGCGCATAGCACAGGCCTATGCTCACCGCCACGTATAACGAAAAAATTCCCATCGTGGCGTTGTACACCATGGTAAGTGCGGATTTCAGCCCTGCAAGATTCGAGAGGGCATCCTGATATGCGGGAAAGGGGAAATTGAGAAAGATGAGGCAAAACGAGCCGATGAGCAGCACGGGAATGGTAAGCACGAGACCTTGGCGAATGGCCTGCAAAGCCATCACGTCCTCGATACGCGCAAAACGTCGCTCTATCTCGCCGACCACGATGCCCTTCCTCGCCACTTTGCTGCACAACGTTAAGATCATAAGCTGCCCGGTGCAAATTATGACATAACGAACTTGCCAAGCATGCGGGAAAACCCCACTGGTCGACCACAGACGAGTTTGTTATGCTGCCCTGCATGGAAGATTCCCCGAAAACCGCCAAGCGGCGCGTCCGCGAAAAGCGCACCATCTCGCAAATGGTGGCGCTGTACTGTGCAGACAACCACATGCCTGAAACTCGCACTGAAATGGCCCATTGCGGCGAAGCCGTGTGTGCTGCCTGCGCGCGCATCGACGCCTATGCCGTGCTGCGTACCGAGCGCTGCCGCAAGATGGAAGTCAAGACGTCGTGCGAGGAATGCGGCAACCACTGCTACGCCCCCGCGGCCCGCGAGGAAATTCGCATGGTCATGCGCTACGCCGGGCCGCGCATGCTCAAACACCACCCCATCGCCGCCATCCGCCATTTGCTGAAGCGGTAGAAGATTCCGCAGGAGGGATGCATTAGGTGGTGCGGCACGGGATCCCTCGACTTCGCACGTGCGGTGCTTCACCTGGGATGGACAAGCGGGGCGCTTCGTTCGCGCGCCCCGCTTCCCTTCTTTATCCCAGAAGCTTCTTCCCCAACGAAGAGTGGATGATGCCTTTGCTGGCGAAGTAGGTGACCAGCAGGTATGCCCCGTAGATCACCGCAGTGAAGATGCCGGTCATGAGCGCAGGCTCCAAAACCGACACGCCCAACTGCTCGACTATCGTCTTGCTGATAATGCTCACCGCACACACGGCATGGCACACGGCAAGCCCCAGCGGCACGAGAAAGTACACGAGCGTCTGTGTGCGCAGCGATCGGAAGATCATGCGGCGGTCGCAGCCGATCTCGGCGAGCGTGCGGTAGCGCGGCAGCGAGTCACTCGTCTCCGACAGCTGCTGGATGGCAAGGATTGCCGCCGTGGCCACCAGAAACATGAAGCCTATGTAGAGCGCCAAATAAGAGATCATGAGGTTCATGCCGCTCGACTGCACGAGCACCTCTTGCGCGGTAAACGAGAGCGTCACCGGCCAGGGATTCGGGCTGAACGCCCAACCCGAGCCCGCCACCTCATCACTGGGGGGCGACACCTGCGCCAGCAGCTGCTCAAGCAGCACATCGCCCTCGGTGCGGTCCCCCTTGTACATGAGGTTCAGGTAACTCGCATCCGGCACCTGGCCCTGGGCACGCAGATCAGCAATCACCGAATCGGGCACGATTATGTCACCACCGCTCGACACAAACGCGGCGTCCTCCATCGGCTGGCTGCGCAGCTCGCCTACCGAGGTCAATTCACGACCTGCGGCCACCAGCGTCTCACCCTTTTTCGCGAGCGATTCCGAAAGCCCCTTCATACCGTCAAGGGTGTTGTTTACCGCAAAGCCATTCTCGCCCACGTCCACCGTGGGACGCCCCGTAATCTCAGCAAGCGCGTTGAACTGCGAGACAGCAATCAGCGTGATACCCTGCTTGTGGACAGCCTCATACTGCTGCTCGTTGCCCATACCCCAATCCCAACCATAGCGATCCATAAGATCGCCGTAGGTCGTGTCGGCGCTCACGTACGCGTCAATCTGTGCAGACTGCTTCACCAGCTGATCCCACAGCTCGGGTGCGCCCTCGGCCAGCTTCGCGGCGATGTCCCAATTATGCGCCTCGGCATCGGCAGTAATGTTAGCTGCTTTCTCATCGGCAACCTTTTGATACTCGCGATCTTCCTCGGACATGTTCGCAAGCTTCTCAGGGTCGTGCGTGCCGCCCGTGTTCAGGTAGATGTTCGCGGTCAGCGTGGCGTCGTAGAGCGTGCCGTTCTCGATGTTGCCCGTGAAGGCGCGCGCCAGGCCCATACCCGTGGAGAACACCGTCAGCGCAAAGAACAGCATCACGCACACCACTGAAAGCGACACGAACGCCGTGTTTACCTTGCTGGCAATTTGGCGTGTCGTGAACATGACCAAGCCCTTGAAGTACACGCCGCGCGTGCGTTCGAGCACCGCAATCACAAAGCCCGCGAGCGACCAGAAGAACATGAATGTTCCCAGCACCATAAGCACCGTGGCTTTGGTAAAGTCCGGCCCGAAGTCGAGCACGCCGTTTTCCTTCAGCGTGACATACGACCACACAATTACGCCGATAGCCACAAGGAACACCACGAAGCTCACCCACGGGTTGCGCACGCGGAAGCGCGCGTTCTTGGAACGGGCGCTCAAGAGGTCGATAAGCTTATAGCGCCTGATAGAAAGCGTGTTGAATACTGCGGTCACCGCAAAGATAAGCGCGAAGCAAAGGAGCGTCTGCGTGAACCCGTCGATCGAGAAGATGAACTGATACTGCGTCATCTGGATATTGAATAGAGCTGCCGTCATAAACGAGAGCCCTTGCGACAGCGCGAAGCCCAGCACCAAGCCCACAACCAGCGACACGAGGCCTACCGTCACCGTTTCCATGAGCACGATGGCCGACACCTGGCCCGGCTTCATGCCTAACACCAGGTAGGTGCCGAATTCCTGCTTGCGACGCCGGATCAGGAATCCATTCGCATAGAGCACCAAAAAGCCCAACACGCAGGCGATAAGCACACTGAACATACCCAGAAACGCCCCCGTAAGCTCAAACACGCTGCCCGAGGCGGTGTCCTCAAGGTCGAACAGGATGGATTGGCTCTGCACGGAGTTGAACGCGTAAAACACCGCCACGCCAAACACGAGCGTGACGAAGTACACGGCGTAATCCCGCACCGAGCGGCGCACGTTGCGCCACGCGAGTTTAGCAAGCATCGCGCACATCCCCTCCCAGGAACGTCACCACTTCCATGATGCGGTTGAAGAAGTCACCACGGCTTGTGTCGCCACGGCGAATCTCGTTGAACACTGCACCGTCCTTGATGAACAAGATGCGACTGGCAAACGAGGCGGCAAACGAGTCGTGCGTAACCATCATGATGGTGGCATGCAGCTGCTGGTTCATCATAGTAAGGGTGTCAAGCATGGCCTGGGCACTCTTCGAATCGAGTGCGCCAGTGGGTTCATCGGCCAACACGAGCTTAGGATCAGCCACGATAGCCCGTGCAGCCGCGATACGCTGCTTTTGTCCGCCGGACATCTGATAGGGATACTTATTCAGCACCTCGCTCACGCCAAGTGCTGCTGCGATAGTTTCCACTTTCACGCGTACCTGGGAGGCCGGTGCGCCCTTGATAGTGAGCGAGAGCGCGATGTTCTCGAACCCGGTCAGAGTGTCCAGCAGGTTGGAGTCCTGGAAGATGAAGCCCAAATCGTCGCGGCGGAACTTCGCGAGCGAGCGTGAGCGCAGACCCGTGATGTCGCGGCCGTCCACGAGGATGTGGCCGCTCGTTACCGTGTCGATGGTTGCCACGCAGTTGAGCAACGTGGTCTTGCCGGAGCCCGACGGCCCCATGATGCCCACGAACTCGCCCGGCATCACGTCAAAGCTGATGTCGTTGATGGCACGGGTCACGGAATCGCGGTTGCCGTACACCTTCTCGATCTGGCGCACGGATAAGATGGGACGCTGGGCGCTGCCAGCAGATACAGCCGCATCATGCAGTGCGGAGGTTGGTGTGGCATATACTTCAGTCATGGTGAAACTCCTTCTCTCGATTCACCATGATAGTACGACGACAGCACACAGCTTCGCCATCGATAAGCCTTACTCGAACCTTACGGTTTTGAAAGAAAGGGGAATTGCCTGCTTGTCGCTGCCAATCGGCAAGAGCAGAGCCCTTGCTCTACGAAAAAAGGCGGCCTTATGCCGCTCTATCGAACCGCGTCAAGACGACGGCGATCATGTGGAAATGAAATCATGACGCGCGTGCCCGCATCCTCTTCCGAGGCGAGGCCGACAGAAAGGCCCATCTTCTCGCACATCTGGGCAACCAAATACAGCCCCATGCCCGTTGATGAGCCCTGAGCACGTCCGTTTACCCCCGTAAAGCCACGGTCGAAGACGCGCGGCACATCGCCTGCCGGAATGCCCCATCCGTCGTCGGCGATTTCAAGCACCGTGCACATCGCGGCATCTTGTCCCTCGGCTCGCGTCGAAAGCGTGACCGTCTGCGCACCGTACTTCGCCGCATTCACCACCACTTGGCCCACGATAAATGAAAGCCACTTGGCATCTGCAAATACGCGCACGTCGTTATCGACCTTGATCACCGGCGTGGTCCCCTGCTCAATCATGAAACGGGCCTGCTTCTTGCAGGTGTCACGCAAACATTCGGCTAAAGGAATTTCATGAATAGCGTAATCGCGCGCGAGCGAGGTCGAACGAGCATAGTAGAGCGCCTGTTCAACATAGCTTTCAATGCGATCGAGCTCCCCTTTAAGCTTTGAGGCCTCCGGTCCGTGCAAGCTGGCCGCCATCAAATGAGCCGCCGCGATGGGCGTTTTGATTTCGTGGATCCACAGCTCGATATAGTCTCGATACGACTCGGCCTGCTGACGATGAGTCGACACGTCGTCGGCAGCCGCTTTGCCAATCGCCTCAAGCGCCTCGTAGGTAAGCCTTCCCTCAAGAAAATCAGGCTTTTCCAGCAGCGCAGAAGCAAAATAGATTTGATTAAGCTCCTCCACAAGATGAGAAAGCTCGCTGTAAAAGGAGCGCTGCCGCACGTAGCCGAAGAAGATCACCAGCGCAAAGCACAGAAGGACGAGCACGGCGGCAAGCAGAGCAGCCTCTACGCCGTCGCCAAGCACAAGGAGTATGCCGCCTATCGCAAGCGCGCAGACCACTCCGATACTCACCGAAAAGACGCGGTCTTTAAGGTAGCCAGCGAGCGTCACAACACGTCCCCTCTTCCCCTACTCCAACGTTTTACAACGAAATAGCACCTCACACAAGGTACCCTTGACCACGACGCGTGACAAGAAAATCGTCGGGAACCCCGATGGAGGCCAAGCTTTTACGCAGACGATTGATGTTGACGGTCAGCGTATTGTCGTCAATAAAGGCATCGGACTGCCACAGCTCCACCATCAGGTCTTGCCGCGAAATAATAGCGTCGTGATTGGCCATGAGCATATGGAGAATCTTCAGTTCGTTGCGCGTCAACTCCACCGTACGTCCACCGAATTCCACGCATCCGCGCGCTACATCAAGCACCACGTCTTTATGAGAGATACGCGACGTGGGCTCGGTACGCGCCGTACGTCGCAGAACCGACTGAATATGAGCAAGCAATACCGCAGGATTATACGGCTTTGTCACGTAGTCGTCGGCCCCCAGGTTCATGCTCATCACTTCATCAAACTCGTTATCGGACGAGGTGAGCATAATGATGGGTACATCGCTTTCGCGACGCAGATTGCGGCAAATCGTATGCCCGTCCGTACCGGGCAGCTTCAAATCGAGAATAACGCACTCGGGTTGTGCGGCAATCACCTCGCCAACGATCCAATCAAACGAGGTCGCCGTAGTGACGGCATAGCCCTGCAGTTCCAACAAACGCGCCAATTCATCGCGCAATGACGCGTCATCTTCCACAAGATAGATACTAGGCATACTTCTCCTCGCTCGCCTTTCCCTTCCCTATCATACTAGGGTACCGACGGCATTACGAGAGCGAGGTGTCACCGTTTTGTTGCCGTGCCGACTTAATTCTTATGATGGGTATACGTGCTGGGCAAGACGGGACACGAAGCTTGACCGCTTTTAAAATACCTGATGATGAAACTGATGCCCGCTACCGCAAGGGCGGCTCCCAGCCCCGTATAGAAAAACGCAATAAACCAATCCGGTACTACACCAGAAGCGCGCAGCGCAATTCCCCCACCCATCATGAT encodes:
- a CDS encoding GNAT family N-acetyltransferase, with the translated sequence MVRGIICALAGGICWGFSGTCAQLLMDDYGAPATWITCVRMVIAAVFFLALTVMRNWRDLVAVFRDWRSLVQIAAFAIFGVLLTQLSYLYAIGYTSAGVGTTIEQVGLVIIMLYVCLRARRLPRAREAAGLVFALAGMLVIATQGDLGRLAIPAEGLTWGLISAVALAFYTLMPVRVLKKWGSMLVTGLAMLFGGSAASVVVQPWTMDVQLSAGGLAALVAIVLVGTLGAYMLYLQGVNDAGPVKASLLCCVEPVSAMILALVWLHTPISMWDIAGCALIVVMIFLVTEREPKQSEGAQVPEGALAAYDDPPLFAGRASVLGYYTCRPALREDFDRVSALLDIGHETFAALGIDEGRNKKYPSSRRLMHSIKNSTTHVVEDEQKNLIAVFAVSFSPDKNYANGLQNGAWLTHDDGADQPYAELHWVAVDYPARRRGVGMFILDKADQIARAGGRASIRADVYHDNTPMRKLLVKHGYEHCGDLVIKDVFGREKRRAAYERLLHK
- the uvrA gene encoding excinuclease ABC subunit UvrA — encoded protein: MGQNAIVIKGAREHNLKDIDLTIPRDELVVITGLSGSGKSSLAFDTMYAEGQRRYVESLSSYARMFLGQMSKPDLDSIDGLSPAVSIDQKTTSKNPRSTVGTTTEIYDYLRLLFARVGVPHCPECGRVIKKQTTDQVTDEILALAPDAKAIIMAPVVAGRKGEFTKLFVDLQKEGFSRVRIDGEIVKLDGEPRTLNKKIKHFIDVVVDRVQLKASATSRIAEAVELATKLADGRVLVQVLGDDGKPLGESGGKSSGATGGLGAGEHIFSLALACPEHGHSMDELQPRDFSFNAPYGACPDCLGIGSREEVDASLVVPDPSLTLSEGVIAPFKTGNYYPQVLRAVAHHMGTDENTPWEDMPKKAKDALLYGLGKEKVRVDYVTVDGRETYWYIEWEGALAAVMRRYQEAQSDSQREKLASYFAIVPCQTCGGKRLKPEILAVTVGDKSIHDVTELSAADSLAFFESLQFHGAEEHIAGPIVKEIKARLKFLVDVGLDYLTLERATATLSGGEAQRIRLATQIGAGLMGVLYILDEPSIGLHQRDNERLIATLEHLRDLGNTVIVVEHDEDTIRSADFVVDMGPGAGEHGGEVVAIGTPEEIMATEGSLTADYLSGRRSIPVPAKRRNPRRGSLKLTGATENNLKNVTLEVPFGTFTVVTGVSGSGKSSLVTDTLAPALANRVNHAHRRTGAYKKITGFDKIDKVINIDQSPIGRTPRSNPATYIGLWDDIRALFASTQESKARGYSPGRFSFNVNGGRCEACKGDGQIKIEMHFLPDIYVPCEVCGGARYNRETLQVTYRGKNIAEVLDMTVEDALVFFENIPGIKRKLQTLHDVGLGYIRLGQPATTLSGGEAQRVKLSSELQRRQTGKTFYILDEPTTGLHFEDVRQLLEVLERLVDAGNTVLVIEHNLDVIKCADRIIDLGPEGGERGGTIVAQGTPEHVAEVEESHTGQFIKRIL
- a CDS encoding PTS sugar transporter subunit IIC/EAL domain-containing protein, which encodes MVGEIERRFARIEDVMALQAIRQGLVLTIPVLLIGSFCLIFLNFPFPAYQDALSNLAGLKSALTMVYNATMGIFSLYVAVSIGLCYARAYAERYTDFFMQGAAFTALAAYLILMGFGMDVIEMKVLSTRSLFIAIVSGLASSALYCRIVVRMHTRKRYSDSIDGVFNQAIIALLPMAVVLAPFALANATAVAFFDVGSVEELFYKGVSALFPLADATFGSGLVYLLMNNVMWFFGIHGGNMLDGVAQSIFVPGTAANAAALAAGGEPVQIVTKTFLDVFASIGGAGALLSLLVAILLFGRLRTARRLSLFAAIPMTFNISEIMMFGLPVVWNPLLLVPFILVPLVNMTIAYGAMSVGLVPPTIVDVSWITPPIVGGYVATGSISGALLQLINIAVGVVIYLPFLRRYERAADERVRREYESVLDFFKTAEQDQHEVQLLSAPGMLGVVARSLAEDVRSAVEKRSFMLYYQPQFDSAGRAVGAEALLRFDHPMYGMVYPPLVIHLAEEAGFIEDLERTMFNRALDDAARIEARAHEGLISPDFSVCVNATVRMLQNESDVEFIVAAVRARNLDEGRVVVEATEREALRGDDETSGLLRRIVEAGIPLAIDDFSMGRTSFQYLETSVFSIVKLDGAIAKGVMENERYAEIVASITRLSDQLGFSVLAEYVETVEQRDRLLELGCSLFQGYLYAPALPFDQMIERVCQDGNPAVR
- a CDS encoding nitrous oxide-stimulated promoter family protein, whose translation is MLPCMEDSPKTAKRRVREKRTISQMVALYCADNHMPETRTEMAHCGEAVCAACARIDAYAVLRTERCRKMEVKTSCEECGNHCYAPAAREEIRMVMRYAGPRMLKHHPIAAIRHLLKR